In Onthophagus taurus isolate NC chromosome 6, IU_Otau_3.0, whole genome shotgun sequence, a genomic segment contains:
- the LOC111421837 gene encoding integrator complex subunit 4 isoform X2, which yields MAALLKKRAFLEYGQLIQDPPQPPPKKLRLIKKPPVRSYAIDFISCLESCNSSNEIMQILLRIDTTELDKSDLTDALKMLTDHFKTEAESAVRVKILSLLGDIGQQFECDVVIIIEECMGLLKNEMSHKVLAQGINTILKLAKLIPDNVQLHQKLVETAKNYLKDTNHSVKCKCLEVIGVLAPSCGHNIDRKNILNLVTSYFTNEDARVRSQAFKTTINLHDKGFKLDPAIYTIVCDALNDDYEIVRQAVLKLIWVIGNAYPENIILLPDSEQELRLIDDAFGKICTGVTDLSMFVRTQAAKLLGSMSLVSPKFLNQTLDKKLMSNMRRKRTAHELAWENVTSGEWASGKKWADDAPRELIDADSINLMSSGACGAFVHGLEDEFLEVRSAAVESLCQLSLNNPHFANLSLDFLVDMFNDEIEDVRLKAIDSLRQISAHIVLRDDQIETILAALEDFSQEVREGLHRMLSACQMSTTPGLKMCVEKLLDNLKKYPQDKRSTFRCMQKMGEQHPELILPLVPQFLNIHPFFDMAEPDVENPQYICILILVLNAAKNFPTILPLLEPHTRKHYTYLRDTMPNLVPVLTFITNENNIEVKPTNVMESVNFLKTVVNGLGVTTHKMHTNLLLKAKEHLLRLSEMDQQVSGTAQFTALYIGAQILMLQIFKKGAWMNPTSLATQQSNNLKANIQSLLEHCLKLQHLFVGFSAKELCVIKQFRLRALAINLVHIVKGSNASALAPCHHFLSTVEDMQTEIENANLEPDEFTSAVFKELWILEEPRPGTVARILIPILTDTKLGPIPQPNINIPLSKGQLLKYL from the exons atggCAGCGTTATTGAAAAAACGCGCATTTCTCGAATACGGGCAACTAATACAG gATCCACCACAACCACCACCAAAAAAGCttcgattaataaaaaaaccgcCTGTGCGTAGTTATGCGATAGATTTTATAAGTTGTTTGGAAAGTTGTAATAGCAGTAATGAAATAATGCAAATTTTGTTGCGTATAGACACAACAGAATTAGATAAATCCGATCTAACTGATGCTTTAAAAATGCTCACAGATCACTTTAAAACAGAAGCTGAATCTGCCGTTAGGGTAAAAATCTTATCACTTTTAGGTGATATTGGTCAGCAATTTGAATGTGACGTTGTAATTATCATAGAAGAATGTATggggttattaaaaaatgaaatgtcaCATAAAGTTTTAGCTCAAGGAATTAACACGATATTAAAACTAGCTAAATTGATACCAGATAATGTTCAGTTACACCAAAAATTAGTTGAAACAGctaaaaattatcttaaagaCACCAATCATAGTGttaaatgtaaatgtttaGAGGTTATTGGGGTTTTAGCCCCATCATGTGGTCACAATATAGatcgaaaaaatattttaaatcttgtAACATCTTATTTTACAAATGAAGATGCCCGCGTTCGAAGTCAAGCTTTTAAAACTACCATTAATTTGCATGACAAAGGATTTAAATTAGACCCTGCTATTTATACTATCGTTTGTGATGCTTTAAATGATGACTATGAAATTGTTCGTCAagccgttttaaaattaatttgggtTATTGGGAATGCATATCcggaaaatataattttattacccGATAGTGAACAGGAATTACGACTTATCGATGACGCTTTTGGTAAAATTTGCACCGGGGTAACTGATTTATCAATGTTTGTTAGAACTCAAGCTGCAAAATTGTTAGGTTCCATGAGTTTGGTTTcaccaaaatttttaaatcaaactttagataaaaaattaatgtcaaATATGAGACGAAAAAGAACTGCTCATGAATTAGCTTGGGAAAATGTTACTAGTGGGGAATGGGCGAGTGGTAAAAAATGGGCTGATGATGCTCCTCGAGAACTTATTGACGCCGATAGTATAAACTTAATGAGTAGCGGTGCGTGCGGAGCTTTCGTTCACGGTTTAGAAGATGAATTTCTTGAAGTTCGTTCGGCCGCTGTGGAATCTCTGTGTCAATTATCACTAAATAATCCGCATTTTGCAAATTTATCTTTGGATTTTTTGGTGGATATGTTCAATGATGAAATTGAAGACGTTCGATTGAAAGCAATCGATAGTTTGCGTCAAATTTCGGCGCATATAGTCTTGAGGGACGATCAAATAGAAACGATTTTAGCGGCTCTTGAAGATTTTTCTCAGGAGGTACGCGAGGGTTTACATAGGATGTTGTCCGCTTGTCAAATGTCGACGACTCCCGGTTTGAAAATGTGCGTCGAAAAATTGCTGgataatttgaaaaagtaCCCGCAGGACAAAAGATCAACGTTTCGTTGTATGCAAAAAATGGGAGAGCAACATCCTGAATTGATATTGCCATTGGTACCGCAATTTCTGAATATTCATCCGTTTTTTGATATGGCTGAGCCGGATGTTGAAAATCCACAAT atatatgtatattaattcTGGTTTTAAATGCagcaaaaaattttccaaCGATTCTCCCACTTTTAGAGCCTCATACCAGAAAACATTACACATATTTACGCGATACAATGCCAAATTTGGTGCCCGtattaacatttataacaaacgagaacaatattgaagtaaaacCCACCAACGTAATGGaaagtgtaaattttttaaagaccGTTGTTAACGGTTTAGGTGTTACAACCCACAAAATGCATACCAATTTACTATTAAAAGCCAAGGAACATCTTTTACGACTGAGTGAAATGGATCAACAAGTTTCCGGAACTGCACAATTTACGGCTCTTTACATCGGAGCACAAATATTAAtgttgcaaattttcaaaaaaggcGCTTGGATGAATCCTACATCTTTAGCAACACAACAATCCAATAATTTAAAAGCAAACATTCAAAGTTTGTTAGAACATTGTTTAAAACTTCAACATTTATTCGTTGGATTTAGCGCAAAAGAACTTTGcgttattaaacaatttaggTTAAGAGCATTGGCTATAAATTTGGTACACATAGTTAAAGGAAGCAATGCTTCAGCATTAGCACCATGCCATCATTTTTTGTCGACCGTTGAAGATATGCAAACCGAAATAGAAAATGCCAATTTGGAACCGGATGAATTTACGTCTGCCGTTTTTAAAGAATTGTGGATTTTAGAAGAACCCAGACCGGGAACTGTCGCTAGAATTTTAATACCTATTTTGACGGATACTAAATTAGGACCTATTCCACAACCAAATATtaat ataccgCTATCCAAGGGAcaacttttgaaatatctgTAA
- the LOC111421837 gene encoding integrator complex subunit 4 isoform X1 — MAALLKKRAFLEYGQLIQDPPQPPPKKLRLIKKPPVRSYAIDFISCLESCNSSNEIMQILLRIDTTELDKSDLTDALKMLTDHFKTEAESAVRVKILSLLGDIGQQFECDVVIIIEECMGLLKNEMSHKVLAQGINTILKLAKLIPDNVQLHQKLVETAKNYLKDTNHSVKCKCLEVIGVLAPSCGHNIDRKNILNLVTSYFTNEDARVRSQAFKTTINLHDKGFKLDPAIYTIVCDALNDDYEIVRQAVLKLIWVIGNAYPENIILLPDSEQELRLIDDAFGKICTGVTDLSMFVRTQAAKLLGSMSLVSPKFLNQTLDKKLMSNMRRKRTAHELAWENVTSGEWASGKKWADDAPRELIDADSINLMSSGACGAFVHGLEDEFLEVRSAAVESLCQLSLNNPHFANLSLDFLVDMFNDEIEDVRLKAIDSLRQISAHIVLRDDQIETILAALEDFSQEVREGLHRMLSACQMSTTPGLKMCVEKLLDNLKKYPQDKRSTFRCMQKMGEQHPELILPLVPQFLNIHPFFDMAEPDVENPQYICILILVLNAAKNFPTILPLLEPHTRKHYTYLRDTMPNLVPVLTFITNENNIEVKPTNVMESVNFLKTVVNGLGVTTHKMHTNLLLKAKEHLLRLSEMDQQVSGTAQFTALYIGAQILMLQIFKKGAWMNPTSLATQQSNNLKANIQSLLEHCLKLQHLFVGFSAKELCVIKQFRLRALAINLVHIVKGSNASALAPCHHFLSTVEDMQTEIENANLEPDEFTSAVFKELWILEEPRPGTVARILIPILTDTKLGPIPQPNINIKMTSASILEPSGQTDSTLKFTAGLIMSVPFEAELKHLFEPSRLRLKVKYPDQRTQILLPRPAHLKQLEDDVGISRDSNVGHNLRLLTTVLLSHQVWSEACNVEISMALSVSEGDLGKRKSSSMDSSPSLIDLCKPVKVSVAPKPVKKTL, encoded by the exons atggCAGCGTTATTGAAAAAACGCGCATTTCTCGAATACGGGCAACTAATACAG gATCCACCACAACCACCACCAAAAAAGCttcgattaataaaaaaaccgcCTGTGCGTAGTTATGCGATAGATTTTATAAGTTGTTTGGAAAGTTGTAATAGCAGTAATGAAATAATGCAAATTTTGTTGCGTATAGACACAACAGAATTAGATAAATCCGATCTAACTGATGCTTTAAAAATGCTCACAGATCACTTTAAAACAGAAGCTGAATCTGCCGTTAGGGTAAAAATCTTATCACTTTTAGGTGATATTGGTCAGCAATTTGAATGTGACGTTGTAATTATCATAGAAGAATGTATggggttattaaaaaatgaaatgtcaCATAAAGTTTTAGCTCAAGGAATTAACACGATATTAAAACTAGCTAAATTGATACCAGATAATGTTCAGTTACACCAAAAATTAGTTGAAACAGctaaaaattatcttaaagaCACCAATCATAGTGttaaatgtaaatgtttaGAGGTTATTGGGGTTTTAGCCCCATCATGTGGTCACAATATAGatcgaaaaaatattttaaatcttgtAACATCTTATTTTACAAATGAAGATGCCCGCGTTCGAAGTCAAGCTTTTAAAACTACCATTAATTTGCATGACAAAGGATTTAAATTAGACCCTGCTATTTATACTATCGTTTGTGATGCTTTAAATGATGACTATGAAATTGTTCGTCAagccgttttaaaattaatttgggtTATTGGGAATGCATATCcggaaaatataattttattacccGATAGTGAACAGGAATTACGACTTATCGATGACGCTTTTGGTAAAATTTGCACCGGGGTAACTGATTTATCAATGTTTGTTAGAACTCAAGCTGCAAAATTGTTAGGTTCCATGAGTTTGGTTTcaccaaaatttttaaatcaaactttagataaaaaattaatgtcaaATATGAGACGAAAAAGAACTGCTCATGAATTAGCTTGGGAAAATGTTACTAGTGGGGAATGGGCGAGTGGTAAAAAATGGGCTGATGATGCTCCTCGAGAACTTATTGACGCCGATAGTATAAACTTAATGAGTAGCGGTGCGTGCGGAGCTTTCGTTCACGGTTTAGAAGATGAATTTCTTGAAGTTCGTTCGGCCGCTGTGGAATCTCTGTGTCAATTATCACTAAATAATCCGCATTTTGCAAATTTATCTTTGGATTTTTTGGTGGATATGTTCAATGATGAAATTGAAGACGTTCGATTGAAAGCAATCGATAGTTTGCGTCAAATTTCGGCGCATATAGTCTTGAGGGACGATCAAATAGAAACGATTTTAGCGGCTCTTGAAGATTTTTCTCAGGAGGTACGCGAGGGTTTACATAGGATGTTGTCCGCTTGTCAAATGTCGACGACTCCCGGTTTGAAAATGTGCGTCGAAAAATTGCTGgataatttgaaaaagtaCCCGCAGGACAAAAGATCAACGTTTCGTTGTATGCAAAAAATGGGAGAGCAACATCCTGAATTGATATTGCCATTGGTACCGCAATTTCTGAATATTCATCCGTTTTTTGATATGGCTGAGCCGGATGTTGAAAATCCACAAT atatatgtatattaattcTGGTTTTAAATGCagcaaaaaattttccaaCGATTCTCCCACTTTTAGAGCCTCATACCAGAAAACATTACACATATTTACGCGATACAATGCCAAATTTGGTGCCCGtattaacatttataacaaacgagaacaatattgaagtaaaacCCACCAACGTAATGGaaagtgtaaattttttaaagaccGTTGTTAACGGTTTAGGTGTTACAACCCACAAAATGCATACCAATTTACTATTAAAAGCCAAGGAACATCTTTTACGACTGAGTGAAATGGATCAACAAGTTTCCGGAACTGCACAATTTACGGCTCTTTACATCGGAGCACAAATATTAAtgttgcaaattttcaaaaaaggcGCTTGGATGAATCCTACATCTTTAGCAACACAACAATCCAATAATTTAAAAGCAAACATTCAAAGTTTGTTAGAACATTGTTTAAAACTTCAACATTTATTCGTTGGATTTAGCGCAAAAGAACTTTGcgttattaaacaatttaggTTAAGAGCATTGGCTATAAATTTGGTACACATAGTTAAAGGAAGCAATGCTTCAGCATTAGCACCATGCCATCATTTTTTGTCGACCGTTGAAGATATGCAAACCGAAATAGAAAATGCCAATTTGGAACCGGATGAATTTACGTCTGCCGTTTTTAAAGAATTGTGGATTTTAGAAGAACCCAGACCGGGAACTGTCGCTAGAATTTTAATACCTATTTTGACGGATACTAAATTAGGACCTATTCCACAACCAAATATtaat ATAAAAATGACTTCAGCTTCAATATTAGAACCATCAGGTCAAACAGACAGCACATTAAAATTCACCGCCGGTTTAATAATGTCTGTACCTTTCGAAGCAGAgctaaaacatttatttgaaCCGAGTAGGCTTcgattaaaagtaaaatatcCTGATCAAAGAACGCAAATTTTACTACCCAGACCGGctcatttaaaacaattggAAGACGACGTTGGTATTTCGAGAGATTCAAATGTTGGACATAATCTTAGGTTATTAACAACGGTGTTGCTATCACATCAAGTTTGGTCAGAAGCATGTAATGTGGAAATCAGTATGGCTTTATCTGTGTCGGAAGGAGATTTGGGTAAACGAAAATCATCGTCTATGGATTCGTCACCATCGTTAATTGATTTGTGTAAACCTGTTAAAGTTAGTGTTGCTCCTAAACctgttaaaaaaacattatag
- the LOC139430179 gene encoding uncharacterized protein, which translates to MVHLTETERIEILIMVGYGDRKRTQLEVCEIFNERYPHREPITQSVVSKTSKRFRETGNVKDLPKTGPQRSATDEDKKIDILIEIEENPNISTRQLCLNHALSKGSIHKILHAENLHPYKPTLLQELSEDDYGRRVEFCEFMMERINSNPLTFCLNGNVNKQNSRYWAAKNPHWMIQNHTQTPQKLNVWVGICADHIIGPFFIRGTLTGHRYLQLLQQQIIPACQENLDDLWFQQDGAPPHYHLDVRRYLDTVFPARWIGRRGSVEWPPRSPDLTPCDFFLWGYLKSKVYVNRPQNLTKLEQRIKDETAAISPRSLRNSFQAFYDRLGHCLAVNGEHFEHLLS; encoded by the coding sequence atggttcATTTAACAGAAACTGAAcgcatagaaattttaattatggtCGGTTATGGGGATCGCAAACGAACACAATTAGAAGTAtgtgaaattttcaatgaGCGTTATCCACATCGAGAACCAATCACTCAATCAGTAGTTAGCAAAACTTCGAAACGTTTTAGGGAAACTGGTAACGTTAAAGATCTGCCAAAGACTGGTCCGCAGAGATCTGCAACAGATGAAGATAAAAAGATCGATATTCTTATAGAAATCGAAGAAAATCCAAACATTTCAACTCGTCAGTTATGTTTAAACCATGCTCTAAGTAAAGGTTCAATACACAAAATATTACATGCAGAAAATTTACATCCGTACAAACCGACTTTATTGCAAGAATTATCCGAAGATGACTACGGTCGACGTGTTGAATTTTGTGAATTTATGATGGAGCGAATCAACAGCAATCCGTTGacgttttgtttaaatggtaatgtaaataagcaaaattctcgatattgggCCGCTAAAAATCCCCATTGGATGATTCAAAATCATACTCAAACACCACAGAAATTAAACGTATGGGTGGGAATTTGTGCAGATCATATAATTGGACCTTTCTTTATTCGAGGTACTCTAACTGGTCACcgttatttacaattattgcAACAGCAAATTATCCCAGCTTGCCAAGAAAATCTTGATGATCtttggtttcaacaagatggggcACCGCCCCACTATCATTTAGATGTACGCCGATATTTAGATACGGTATTTCCGGCCCGTTGGATAGGCAGAAGAGGGTCTGTAGAGTGGCCACCCCGATCTCCGGATCTTACACCTTGCGATTTCTTCTTGTggggatatttaaaatctaaagtttATGTAAACCGACCTCAAAATCTGACAAAATTAGAGCAACGAATAAAAGATGAAACTGCAGCTATTTCTCCCAGATCgctaagaaattcttttcaaGCCTTTTATGATAGATTGGGCCACTGCCTTGCAGTTAATGgtgaacattttgaacatttattgtcGTGA